From the genome of Hymenobacter cellulosilyticus, one region includes:
- a CDS encoding FAD-dependent oxidoreductase, which yields MPDSPIFIDTVIIGAGQAGLAAAYYLQHHGQSFVVLDERPAIGHVWATRYDSLRLFSPAWASGLPGLPWPGSSTRYPTKDEAAAYLQRYAEHFNLPVRLGQRVTRVAAIQAGTEYEVSTAAGPTYTARNVIVCTGPYNAPRLPDFAQQLNPAIPQVHSSAYRRPGSCRAPDRWLWWAAATRPCRLAPT from the coding sequence ATGCCCGACTCTCCTATTTTTATTGATACTGTGATTATTGGGGCGGGGCAGGCGGGGCTGGCGGCAGCCTACTATCTGCAGCACCACGGCCAGTCGTTCGTGGTGCTGGATGAGCGGCCAGCCATCGGCCACGTGTGGGCCACCCGCTACGACTCCCTGCGCCTGTTTTCGCCGGCCTGGGCCAGCGGCCTGCCCGGTCTGCCCTGGCCCGGCAGCTCAACCCGCTACCCGACCAAAGACGAAGCGGCAGCTTATCTGCAACGCTACGCGGAGCATTTCAACCTGCCCGTACGCCTGGGCCAACGCGTAACGCGCGTGGCCGCCATCCAGGCCGGGACAGAGTACGAAGTCAGCACTGCGGCCGGGCCAACCTATACGGCCCGCAACGTTATTGTGTGCACGGGTCCTTACAATGCGCCGCGTCTGCCCGATTTTGCTCAGCAGCTTAACCCAGCCATTCCGCAAGTACATAGCAGCGCATACCGCCGCCCGGGCAGCTGCCGGGCACCGGACCGGTGGCTGTGGTGGGCAGCGGCAACTCGGCCCTGCAGATTGGCGCCGACCTAG
- a CDS encoding T9SS type A sorting domain-containing protein: MLGFGFVRSTLPAASAQPAVRTPAPTRPADEKSFLVYPNPSSGIVHIAINGFEGRRLELRILNVIGTVIYRESITELSGPKTLDLSKFASGLYYVKLEGENASEMRKLVIR; encoded by the coding sequence GTGCTTGGCTTCGGTTTCGTCCGTAGCACACTGCCCGCAGCCTCGGCCCAGCCGGCTGTTCGTACGCCTGCCCCCACGCGGCCTGCCGACGAAAAATCCTTTTTAGTGTACCCCAACCCCAGCAGCGGTATTGTCCACATCGCCATCAACGGCTTTGAGGGACGGCGGCTGGAGCTCCGGATTCTCAACGTTATCGGCACCGTTATCTACCGTGAGTCTATCACGGAGCTGAGCGGCCCCAAGACTTTGGACTTAAGCAAGTTTGCCAGCGGGCTGTACTACGTGAAGCTGGAAGGCGAAAACGCCAGTGAGATGCGTAAGCTCGTGATTCGCTAA
- a CDS encoding NAD(P)/FAD-dependent oxidoreductase: MCGEYVSNEVLPYLRRLGVDPAPLGPATISRFLLSSPAGRILTSPLDLGGFGVSRYRLDYFLFEQATARGVVFHQPATVTEVVFNEALDQHRVTLADGQQLTARVVLGAYGKRANLDRQLQRSFFQQRSPYLGVKYHVRLDFPRDVIALHNFADGYAGLSAIEEDKYCFCYLTTRQNLKAHGTIGAMQEQVLAQNPHLRAVLREAEFLYDQPEVINEISFAPKNCVEDHVLMCGDAAGLITPLCGNGMAMAIHGAERASFHIDQFLQSRYSRPALESAYRHDWQQHFGPRLWVGRAVQRLFGRPVLSEAVVGGMRHWPGGVRALMRRTHGSAF, from the coding sequence GTGTGCGGCGAGTATGTCTCTAATGAGGTGCTGCCCTACCTGCGCCGCCTCGGCGTGGACCCCGCCCCGCTGGGCCCGGCCACCATTTCCCGGTTTCTGCTCAGTTCCCCGGCCGGCCGCATACTGACTAGCCCGCTCGACCTGGGCGGCTTCGGCGTCAGCCGCTACCGCCTCGATTATTTTCTGTTTGAGCAGGCCACGGCCCGGGGCGTGGTATTTCACCAGCCGGCTACCGTGACGGAAGTGGTTTTCAACGAGGCCCTGGACCAGCACCGCGTGACCCTAGCCGACGGGCAGCAGCTGACGGCCCGCGTGGTGCTGGGCGCCTACGGCAAGCGCGCCAACCTAGACCGGCAGCTGCAGCGCAGCTTTTTTCAGCAACGCTCCCCGTACCTGGGCGTGAAATACCACGTGCGGCTCGACTTTCCGCGTGACGTAATTGCCCTGCACAACTTTGCCGACGGCTACGCGGGGTTGTCGGCTATTGAGGAGGATAAGTACTGCTTTTGCTACCTCACCACCCGCCAAAACCTGAAAGCCCACGGCACCATTGGAGCCATGCAGGAGCAGGTGCTGGCCCAGAACCCACACCTGCGGGCTGTTCTGCGCGAGGCGGAGTTCCTTTATGATCAGCCCGAGGTTATCAACGAAATATCCTTTGCGCCCAAAAACTGCGTGGAAGACCACGTGCTGATGTGCGGCGACGCGGCCGGCCTGATTACGCCCCTGTGCGGCAACGGCATGGCCATGGCCATTCACGGAGCCGAGCGGGCTAGTTTTCACATCGACCAGTTTTTGCAGAGCCGCTACTCCCGCCCCGCGCTGGAGTCTGCCTACCGCCATGACTGGCAGCAGCATTTCGGGCCCCGGCTGTGGGTGGGGCGGGCCGTGCAGCGTCTGTTTGGACGCCCGGTGCTGAGCGAGGCCGTGGTGGGCGGCATGCGGCACTGGCCCGGCGGGGTGCGGGCCCTGATGCGGCGCACCCACGGCTCGGCGTTTTGA
- a CDS encoding type III polyketide synthase, with protein MTSYLCAIGTATPPHRIPQPQIATFMAEGLQLDAADTRKLRALYRVTGIAQRYSVLADYSRTNGDFEFFPNTPDLEPFPTVGQRMAAYRQYALPLSVEAVRNCLKQQPDVALSDITHLITVSCTGMYAPGLDIELVAQLGLSTSVRRTCVNFMGCYAAFNALKLAQAFCLADPSAKVLLVCTELCTIHFQKNKEEDHLVSNALFGDGSAAALVQAQPGKHGYSLSLEAFHCELEPDGHADMAWHINDFGFEMTLSSYVPKMIQKGIRQLTEGLLRKLPVKLKDIHAFAIHPGGRKILETIEQELGMSAHDNRFAYQVLRDYGNMSSATVLFVLHELLKSLTPAEAGAPVLSFAFGPGLTLEAMLLQVHVA; from the coding sequence ATGACGAGCTACTTATGTGCCATTGGCACTGCTACCCCGCCCCACCGCATTCCTCAGCCGCAGATTGCCACCTTTATGGCCGAAGGCTTACAGCTGGACGCCGCCGACACGCGCAAACTGCGCGCCCTGTACCGCGTTACGGGCATTGCCCAGCGCTACTCCGTGCTGGCCGACTACAGCCGGACCAACGGGGACTTCGAGTTTTTCCCGAACACGCCCGACCTGGAGCCTTTCCCCACGGTAGGCCAGCGCATGGCCGCCTACCGGCAGTACGCTTTGCCGCTTTCAGTGGAAGCGGTGCGCAACTGCCTCAAGCAGCAGCCCGACGTGGCCCTAAGCGACATTACCCACCTAATAACGGTAAGCTGCACGGGCATGTACGCCCCGGGTCTGGATATTGAGCTGGTCGCGCAGTTGGGGCTGAGTACCAGTGTGCGCCGCACCTGCGTCAATTTCATGGGTTGCTACGCGGCATTTAATGCTTTGAAGCTGGCCCAGGCGTTTTGCTTGGCCGACCCTAGTGCCAAAGTACTGCTGGTGTGCACCGAGCTCTGCACCATTCACTTTCAGAAGAATAAGGAAGAAGACCACCTGGTATCCAACGCGCTGTTCGGTGACGGCTCGGCGGCGGCTTTGGTGCAAGCCCAGCCCGGCAAGCACGGCTACAGCCTGAGCCTCGAGGCTTTTCACTGCGAGCTGGAGCCCGACGGCCACGCCGACATGGCCTGGCACATCAACGACTTCGGGTTTGAAATGACTTTGTCGTCGTACGTGCCCAAGATGATTCAAAAGGGCATCCGGCAACTCACCGAAGGCCTGCTGCGCAAGCTGCCGGTCAAGCTCAAGGATATTCACGCCTTTGCCATTCATCCCGGCGGCCGCAAGATCCTGGAAACCATTGAGCAGGAGCTCGGTATGAGTGCCCACGACAACCGCTTTGCCTACCAGGTACTGCGCGACTACGGCAATATGTCGTCGGCCACGGTGCTGTTTGTGTTGCACGAGCTGCTTAAGTCGCTCACGCCGGCTGAGGCTGGGGCACCGGTGCTGAGCTTCGCCTTCGGACCGGGCCTGACCCTGGAAGCTATGCTGCTGCAGGTTCACGTTGCCTAG
- a CDS encoding methyltransferase domain-containing protein, producing the protein MPDLSTRATEEELMDDLSLASDALRQNLDELETINTWLGGYRVVLDGLQRLRSQFPTGRALRLADLGSGGGDTLRHIAGWARRQSVPVELVGIDANAFMIDYAAAKAASFPEISFQQQDIFGAEFRQQQFDIITCSLFCHHFSSEALAELLRQLKTQARVGVLINDLHRQPVAYYSIKWLTRLFRGSYLVQNDAPLSVARAFARRDWQQILAAAGIERYTLRWCWAFRWQVIF; encoded by the coding sequence ATGCCCGACCTGAGCACCCGCGCCACCGAGGAAGAGCTGATGGACGACCTCTCACTGGCTTCCGACGCGCTGCGGCAGAATCTAGACGAGCTGGAAACCATCAATACCTGGCTGGGCGGCTACCGCGTAGTGCTCGACGGGCTGCAGCGGCTCCGCTCTCAGTTCCCTACTGGCCGCGCCCTACGCCTGGCCGACCTGGGCAGCGGCGGCGGCGACACGCTGCGCCACATTGCTGGCTGGGCCCGGCGGCAGAGCGTGCCCGTGGAGCTGGTGGGTATTGATGCCAACGCCTTCATGATTGACTATGCAGCTGCCAAGGCTGCGAGCTTCCCTGAAATCAGCTTTCAGCAGCAGGACATTTTCGGCGCCGAGTTCCGGCAGCAGCAGTTTGATATCATCACCTGCAGCCTGTTTTGCCACCACTTTTCCAGTGAGGCCCTGGCTGAGCTGCTGCGTCAGCTCAAAACCCAGGCCCGGGTAGGCGTCCTCATCAACGATTTGCACCGGCAGCCGGTAGCGTATTATAGCATCAAGTGGCTTACGCGTCTGTTTCGGGGCTCGTACCTGGTTCAGAATGACGCTCCGCTGTCGGTAGCCCGGGCCTTCGCGCGCCGGGACTGGCAGCAGATTTTGGCCGCCGCGGGCATCGAGCGGTACACGCTGCGCTGGTGCTGGGCCTTTCGCTGGCAGGTTATCTTCTAG